From a single Brassica oleracea var. oleracea cultivar TO1000 chromosome C5, BOL, whole genome shotgun sequence genomic region:
- the LOC106293801 gene encoding protein NIM1-INTERACTING 1 codes for MYPKLFNLHDNPYSVLKTMKNEKDQNVETKETSRIGEREREDEDEEEKRIDTFFKLIKSYQEARKRRREDLAENSGDVRKKTNVGEASGAVVPAFQPEDFSQCGTDVKPLMAVSDHKEGDVKVKEEEEEEAKEEEEEEKGLDLNLAL; via the coding sequence ATGTATCCCAAACTTTTTAATTTACACGATAACCCCTACAGTGTCTTAAAAACCATGAAGAACGAGAAGGACCAAAATGTGGAGACCAAGGAGACGAGCAGGATCGGTGAGAGAGAAAGAGAAGACGAAGATGAAGAAGAGAAGAGGATTGATACGTTCTTTAAGCTCATCAAAAGTTATCAAGAAGCACGGAAACGAAGAAGAGAAGATTTGGCTGAAAATTCAGGAGACGTGAGGAAGAAAACTAACGTCGGAGAGGCATCCGGTGCTGTGGTTCCGGCGTTTCAGCCGGAAGATTTCTCTCAGTGTGGTACGGATGTGAAGCCATTGATGGCTGTATCAGATCACAAGGAAGGGGATGTAAAGGTGAAAGAAGAGGAGGAAGAAGAAGCAAAGGAGGAAGAAGAAGAAGAAAAGGGTTTGGATCTTAATCTTGCATTGTAA